CGTGAGCGAACCAGTATCAATGTATTGATAGCTCAAGCTCAAGTCAGCAAATGGCCCGATACTGGCGGCACCAGTGTTACCGGTCGGAAGCCGGTCGGAATTGTAATAATCCGAAATTTGAACGCCCGCGCGTCCGGAAAAGGTCAAATTAGGGAAGAAGCTGTGTTCCACACCCAAATAAAGATTATGGGTAAAATTATTGCGCAACTGCGGCGATTCTTGAATAGGCGGCACGAATCCCGGAGTCAAATTGCCACCACGGAGATAATCCACCCAGAGCAACTGATAACCGGCAATGAAAGTCGTTTCCGGCTGCACCATCCAACGGCTGTTGAGCGTGAAAGTCTGCTCCACGCGATTCAGCGAAGTGGCATACGACGGGGTATTAACCGTGCCCGGAGGCAAGGCCCCGGTATAATCGTAATAGCTATTGGCATAACCAATCACGAAGCTGAGCAGGCGCGACACGCCGAGATCATAATTGAGCGCAAAATTATTGTGAATGTTATCGCCATTCGCGCGAACCGGCAGAGTGATCGCCCCACCGCCCGCGAGCACTTCCGGCTCCTGCGAAACGATGAAACTTTCCTCAACGTCCATCTTGTTGTGCTCATCAAATGCGTGGGTGAAGGCAAGCTCAACGTCATGGCTCTGGTCTGCTTTATCGCCAGGGCGATCTTCAAAATATTTCAGCGAGTAGGTGTAGCTCGCGCTGAGGGTGGTTGGACCGTCGGACCAACTAACCGAAGCTTGCGGGCGTATTTCATAACCGAAGCTGCTTCTTTTGCCGATCGAACCGTTGGGCTCGGTATTATAATTACTGTCGTAGAAACCGCGGAGCGTTGCGGAAACACTCCAAGGCTTATCGGCACCGGCAGCCCAGTCAGCCCGGGCGGAATAAACGCCTACTGCGCCGATGGCGAGCAGACTGGCAGAAGCAATAACTTTCTTCATAGTTTTATTTTAGTTAATCATTGGCTCGCAAGGGAGTTCCAACAGTAAAAGCAAAAGAGTTTTACTTGAGGAACTTGCTGACTGTCAAACAAATCTTCATCTTTTTTTCAGATATTGAGTCACGGTTAAACCTGGGTTTTTCTGGCTTCTACCAACTCAAGGTGCGCCCTTGCTGGAACGGACCCGCAGCTTTTCCAGACACCGTTTTCCCCATGCTGCTCGTGTTTCTTTGCCACAGCACGACCCACTCTCCGGGAAAAGGCTTATGTCTATTGACCGGCAAACTCAATTTGCGTTCAAAGCCCATCGCAAATTTCTGCGCGACAAACCCCGTGGCTCAGGATGCGCTGACCGTTTTGCCGGCTTGCTGCGCAGTCAGGGTGAGAAAGGTTTGCTCCAGCGCACCCGAGCCGCCGCTTTGTTTTCGCAATTCTTCCCGCGTGCCCAGCGCGACCAATTTGCCCTGATGGATGATGCCGATGCGGTCGGCCATTTCTTCCGCCACGCTTAATTGATGCGTGGAAACGAAAATCGTCGTGCCCTTGAGCGAGCGTTCCTTCAAGACATCCTTGACTACGCGCGCGTGCTGGGGATCGAGGCCAACCATCGGTTCGTCAATGACAAACACCTCGGGATCATGCAGCAACGCCGACACAATCGCCACGCGTTGGCGGGTTCCGTGCGAAAGGCCTTCGATGGGTTTGTTCACGAAAGCTTCCAGCGAAAATCTTTCGATGAGATCGTGGGCGGCGGATTGGATGCGCGCATTGTCCATCTGGAACATCTGGCCGGTGAAACGAAAAAATTCCCACGGCGTCAGTTTTTCGTAGAGGAACGGAAAGTCCGGCACGTACGCCAGGCGGCGGCGCGCTTCGAGCGGATGCGTCTGAACATCGTAACCACCCACGCGCGCGCTACCCGAAGTCGGCTTGATGAGTCCGGCGAGGATTTTGATGGTGGTGGTTTTGCCGGCGGCATTGGGCCCCAGCACGGCGAAAAATTCCCCGCGCGGCACGACGAGATTGATGTCATTGACGGCGGTCAATTCGCCGAACTGTTTGAAAAGGTGGATGAGTTCGATCATGGTCGCGGCGCCGGCTACAGACTGGATATTTGGTCATTGATGAGTTGCCAGCCATCCGGCAAATC
The nucleotide sequence above comes from Verrucomicrobiia bacterium. Encoded proteins:
- a CDS encoding outer membrane beta-barrel protein, which gives rise to MKKVIASASLLAIGAVGVYSARADWAAGADKPWSVSATLRGFYDSNYNTEPNGSIGKRSSFGYEIRPQASVSWSDGPTTLSASYTYSLKYFEDRPGDKADQSHDVELAFTHAFDEHNKMDVEESFIVSQEPEVLAGGGAITLPVRANGDNIHNNFALNYDLGVSRLLSFVIGYANSYYDYTGALPPGTVNTPSYATSLNRVEQTFTLNSRWMVQPETTFIAGYQLLWVDYLRGGNLTPGFVPPIQESPQLRNNFTHNLYLGVEHSFFPNLTFSGRAGVQISDYYNSDRLPTGNTGAASIGPFADLSLSYQYIDTGSLTVGFRQSRNQTDVAANANGSLTQDQESSTVYGSVNQTLSFLSPKLVASLTAQYQNSVYEGGSTFNNEADQYYLFGANFSYQFTHYFSAETGYNYDLVSSDVPGRGYDRNRVYIGVTASY
- a CDS encoding ABC transporter ATP-binding protein, giving the protein MIELIHLFKQFGELTAVNDINLVVPRGEFFAVLGPNAAGKTTTIKILAGLIKPTSGSARVGGYDVQTHPLEARRRLAYVPDFPFLYEKLTPWEFFRFTGQMFQMDNARIQSAAHDLIERFSLEAFVNKPIEGLSHGTRQRVAIVSALLHDPEVFVIDEPMVGLDPQHARVVKDVLKERSLKGTTIFVSTHQLSVAEEMADRIGIIHQGKLVALGTREELRKQSGGSGALEQTFLTLTAQQAGKTVSAS